The genomic interval TAATGATATCCCAGTAATCCTTGATAATTACTTGAACGATAAGATTTCAGAGGGACAAAGTTACTTGGGCTACAAGATCAAGCAAAGTGATTTAAAAAACTTTGTGCTTGCCCCTAGATACTACAACCCTGAAGCAGTAATGGAGTTAAACTCTCTGAATAACTCTCATGATTTAGTTTCATTGCAGGAGTTACATGATAAGGGGATTATAGAAATTTCAACGGGTGATGAAGTTGGTAAACTAGCATATGGAACTGGTAACATTCCGTTTGTTCGTACTTCTGATATCTCTAACTGGGAAGTTAAGCTTGATCCTAAACATGGTGTGTCTGAAGAAATCTTCCAAAAGTATGCGAAACGTCAGGATGTTCAGGAAGGGGATATTCTGATGGTTAAGGATGGTACTTACCTTATTGGTACGTGTGCCTTTGTTTCAAAATACGATACAAAAATCCTATACCAAAGTCACTTGTATAAAATTCGAGTGAAAGATAAGTCAGTAATTTCGCCTTACCTACTGTTAGCTGCATTGTCTTCAAAACCTGTAATCACTCAAATTCAGTCGAAGCGCTTTACGCAAGATATTATTGATTCTTTGGGTAAACGAATTTATGAATTGGTGTTACCTTTACCAAAATCAGAAGCTAAACGCCTTGAAGTTGCAGGTATGGTTGAAAAATCTATCAACGAGAGAATAGAGTCAAGGGAATTAGCTCGACAATCTCGACTGGTAATTCTAGAGTCCTAAAATAGCATGCCTCCTACATCAAGTGGGAGGTGTCAACGTTTCAAATCTGTGCTCAATGTGTGCTAAATAGATCCAATGAAATCCTATTTTATGGTCCTTGATATCCAACAAAATCCTCTTAAATGCAAGTAACTACAAGAGCTTGAGAGGAATTCAAAATCCGTTGCCTTCGGGCGTGGCGGTTCAAGTCCGCCCACCGGTACCATACATAGAAAGGTCGCTTTTATAGCGGCCTTTCGTCGTTTTAGGCGTTGTAAATTTTATGATAAAGGCCGCGTTGCCTTCGGTGTGGCGGCAGGAATGCCTGTCCAATCAGTCCGCCCACCGGTACCATACAAAGAAAGGTCGCTTTTATAGCGGCCTTTCGTCGTTTTAGATGTTGTAAATTTTATGATCAAGGGCCGCGTTGCCTTCGGTGTGGCGGCAGGGATGCCTGTCCAATCAGTCCGCCCACCGGTACCATACAAAGAAAGGTCGCTTTTATAGCGGCCTTTCGTCGTTTTAGGTGTTGTAAATTTTATGATAAAGGGCCGTGTTGCCTTCGGTGTGGCGGCAGGGATGCCTGTCCAATCAGTCCGCCCACCGGTACCATATTTAAACGATAAAGCCTCGATGTAATTCGATGCTGAAAATGTAGGCCTGAAGGCGCTAGAAAAAATTAACGCTTCGGTCGTTGATAAAGTCTTCGTTTTTTCTAAGTCAGATTCCGTCAAGCTTGTTTGTGAAAAGTCGTTGTACCTATTCTTATCAGACTATCCGACGGGTCATAATCAAGCCGATTTTTATATTATTGCTTACCTTTCTAGGGTGTTGCTTGCCTTAGATAAAAAGCAGTTGGGATCGGTTCATTTTGAGCTCTACAGTAACGATGAAAGCTTGATTTCAGCCTTTGAGTTTCAGTGCAAGCAATTAGGCGGGCTTTGTCAAAGCATCAGAACTAGAGAGAATACGGAGGTTCCAATGGTTAAGCCACAACAGCCCCCAAAAAAATCTCCTGAAGGCAAGCTTCTTCATGCTTTGAACTCTCCTCGCGCTTTAGATCCTAGCTTTCAAAATCAGCTAGGGCTGTCAAAGTCAGATTTTACCAAGGCAATCAATTCACTTGCCAAGAATAATCAAATCAAGCGCAGCCCTGAATCAAAGAAAAAATGGGTGAGGTGTAAGGGGCACTTCACTGAGCAAAGGTTAAAATGTAATACATCAGAAATCGTGCCCAATCAGATGACCTGAACAAAAACGCGCGGTTAGTTAATGCGATCAGTGGCTTGGCCATTTAACAGCGAGAGCAACTTTTCGCGCCGCAGATTCAAAATCTCATCAATTAATTGCTGCTTGGTCTGTAAACCGAAATGCAGGGTGTACTTATTGATCTTCTCTACGTCTTCGTGTTGTAAGCGATAGACCTCGTTTTTAAGATGCGCTTTAGCCTCACTTTTGATCATACCGTGATGCTGTAAAAGTGTGATGATTTTGAGATCTAATGGGTGCTTGGCCTTTAACATGATTTAGCGAGTTATTCTTTTTATTTCATCTTTTGGCCGACAATCTAGGGGGTAAAAGTGACAAAATGATGAAATATTCTAAAGCTAGAGCAATGAACCTTGATAAGTGCGATGAGACTCACTAAAAAGCGAACTGTATTGGGCGATACGTCGTGCACCAGTTAGTGAGTTTTGTGAATAAAACATTTAAAATCAATGCATTAAGTGTTATGGAGTAAATAGTACTATCTATTTTTTGCAAACAGTGTATATTACCCCGAGCTCTTAAAATTGGGCTATTTATGAAACATCAAGTAAAAGTCACTTCCTTAGTTTTCTTTCGAATCATTTCGTAATACGACTCCTGCGGCAACTTATTCTTCATCTTCCATCAAATAGTCAGATTTTTTGAATTCATTGTAATTTAAAAAAGGTATAGTTATGTCTAACAAAACAACTGGTTCTGTAAAATGGTTCAACGAAACTAAAGGCTTTGGTTTCATCACTCCTGACAACGGTGGCGCTGATCTTTTCGTTCACTTCCGTTCAATCGTTTCTGACGGTTTCAAAACGCTTTCTGAAGGTCAAAAAGTGTCTTTTGAAGTTGAGCAAGGCCAAAAAGGTCCTCAAGCAACAAACGTTGTTACTGCTTAATTTTAGCTGAGTTAGTCACTTTCTTCACTGGGTTGAAAGTGCGTACTACTGTTACAAAACGGTAGTTGAAATAAATGGATACGATATTAAAAGTGTCGATATACCTGTGATGTTATGCACTTGCTGTGTCGTATCTCTATTTATTTTTCTTCTCAATATTGCTCTCCCTCTCGTCATTCTCCCTCCGATGAGTGGATCAACACAGGTACGCTCACCTCTTGCCTCACAAGGAAACGATCATGAAAAAAAGAGTTGGCAATAATAAACACAAAGCAAAAAAGAACTACCAACAAGCGCAGTTCGAAAAAATGGTTGCAGAATATCAAAGTGCCAAAGCGGAATTAGACGAGATGCCTGCCGGTAGCGAAGCGTTTCAAGCGCATAAAAAGCACTGCGACATGCTGTTCGCAAAGGCTGAACGCTATTTTGATAACACCCAATAATCTTCGATTAGCTTGACCGCCATTGAAAAGACAGTGCAATGGCCGGTTGGCTTATGTCCTCGCCCTCATCTTCTCGGGCCTCATTGAACTTTTTCACTTCTCTATTCTCTTCACGTCGATTTGTTAAAACGCACATTCCTTTCACGGCTTGGGATCAGTGACTTCCCTCAGCGGATGAAAACCCTTATGCTAAGCGGCGAATATCACGGATTGTATCTCTATCGGAGAAACACAAGGAGACAAAGTGGAGCTAAGTTACGAAATTCTGGTCTTTTTATTATTTGCGGCCATGCTGGCTGGCTGTATTGATGCCATTGCCGGTGGGGGAGGCTTGATTGCGCTGCCCGCGATGTTAATGTGCGGCGTGCCCCCTGTGGCGGCGATTGCGACCAACAAGTTGGGGGGCGTCGGCGGTACTTTGTCTGCGTCGCTGCATTTTATCAAAACCGGTGATGTTCAAATCAAAAATATGCTGGGCATGATGTCGATGACCTTTCTCGGTGCACTTATCGGTGGCATCGCTCTGACACAAATAGACAGTAGCTTTCTGGCCGTTATTATTCCCTTTCTTTTGATCGGTTTTTCCATCTACTTTATTTTTTCGCCCAATCTTGGTGAGTTAGATCGTGAAAAGCGCATCTCTCCGCTCGCCTATACCTTTGTTATTGCGACGGTAGTGGGGTTTTATGATGGCTTTTTTGGCCCCGGAACGGGATCGTTTTTTGCTATTTCCTTAGTTTTGTTACTGGGGTTTAATCTGGTCAAAGCGACGGCCCATACTAAGGTATTGAACTTTTGTAGTAACTTTGCCGCCTTGCTGTACTTTATTTACGATGGCCATATTTTATGGGATATCGGCGCGGTCATGTTCATTGGCCAAGTGATTGGTGCAAAAGTGGGCGCGAAACTGGTCCTGGCGAAAGGACGAATGCTGATCAAGTTGGCCATGGTTACGGTGACTATCGGTATTTCGACCAAAATGTTGTTCTTACAATAGCCTGTGGCTCAGTTAAACAAAGCGTGTTTAGCTGTCAGTGGGGCCTATCACCCAATGGCCTCACTTGACTCCCTTATATTCTATCATTGTCTATAATCAATTGAGCAAACGATGAGTGAGGTCAATGATGAGAATAATCCCGTTAATCCTGCTCTCTTTTATTGGTTTGGCACACGCCAACGAGCAAGGTCAATTTAAGAGTGATCAAGGCAATTCCCTTTTTTATCAAAGTCACGCAAGCTTTAACCAACCTTGGGCGATGACCTTTTTGCCCGATAAGCGTTTATTGGTGACAGAAAAGCCAGGTCGGCTACTCTTAGTCGAGTTAGACACATCGACCGTACAATCGATATCGGGGTTGCCCAAAGTCGCCTATGGCGGCCAAGGCGGGCTTGGCGATATTATTCTCCACCCCAATTTTGTCGATAACCAATGGGTCTACTTTTCTTATGCCGAAGAGGATAAACAATACAAGCGCGGGGCTGCGGTAGCAAGAGCTAAGCTGGATCTCACCAGCCAACCGCCACGCTTAAATGATGTTTCTGTCATTTGGCGACAATTTCCCAAAACATCTGGGTCGGGACATTACTCTCATCGTTTGGCCTTTGATCGCCAAGGATACTTATTTATTACCTCTGGTGACCGCCAACAACTCGAACCGGCTCAAAGCTGGCAACAAAATCTTGGCAAGGTTATCCGAGTTCATGATGACGGCAGTATTCCGCTAAACAACCCCTTTCAAGATAAAGGTGAGCTGGCCAAGAGTTTTTGGTCACTAGGCCATCGCAATGCGCTAGGTATTGCCTTTGATCAACAAGGTCGCTTATGGACTCATGAAATGGGCCCGCGTCATGGCGATGAGCTCAATTTAACTTTGGCTGGTGAGAACTATGGCTGGCCTGAGGTTTCATGGGGCGATCACTACTCGGGGCTGTCGATTCCAGATCACGATACTCGCCCTGAGTTCCACACGCCTGAGGCCTATTGGGTGCCAACCATTGCGCCGTCGGGGTTTGTTATTTATTCCGGGCAAAGGTTCAAGGACTGGCAAGGCGATGGCTTTATTGGCGGTTTGCGTTCACAAGCCTTGATTCGCGTTGAATTTGATGGCCTACAGGCTCGTGAAGTGGAGCGTTTTGATTTGAAAAAGCGCATTCGAGAGGTAGAGCAAGGCCCGGACGGGAAAATTTGGTTATTAGAAGACAAACATGGTGGGCGGTTATTGTCGTTAGATCGCCGTTAATAGACATAAAAATAAAGCTCAGGGGACAATGCTATGTAAAGCCT from Vibrio sp. HB236076 carries:
- a CDS encoding PQQ-dependent sugar dehydrogenase — translated: MMRIIPLILLSFIGLAHANEQGQFKSDQGNSLFYQSHASFNQPWAMTFLPDKRLLVTEKPGRLLLVELDTSTVQSISGLPKVAYGGQGGLGDIILHPNFVDNQWVYFSYAEEDKQYKRGAAVARAKLDLTSQPPRLNDVSVIWRQFPKTSGSGHYSHRLAFDRQGYLFITSGDRQQLEPAQSWQQNLGKVIRVHDDGSIPLNNPFQDKGELAKSFWSLGHRNALGIAFDQQGRLWTHEMGPRHGDELNLTLAGENYGWPEVSWGDHYSGLSIPDHDTRPEFHTPEAYWVPTIAPSGFVIYSGQRFKDWQGDGFIGGLRSQALIRVEFDGLQAREVERFDLKKRIREVEQGPDGKIWLLEDKHGGRLLSLDRR
- a CDS encoding TSUP family transporter, with the protein product MELSYEILVFLLFAAMLAGCIDAIAGGGGLIALPAMLMCGVPPVAAIATNKLGGVGGTLSASLHFIKTGDVQIKNMLGMMSMTFLGALIGGIALTQIDSSFLAVIIPFLLIGFSIYFIFSPNLGELDREKRISPLAYTFVIATVVGFYDGFFGPGTGSFFAISLVLLLGFNLVKATAHTKVLNFCSNFAALLYFIYDGHILWDIGAVMFIGQVIGAKVGAKLVLAKGRMLIKLAMVTVTIGISTKMLFLQ
- a CDS encoding cold-shock protein, which encodes MSNKTTGSVKWFNETKGFGFITPDNGGADLFVHFRSIVSDGFKTLSEGQKVSFEVEQGQKGPQATNVVTA